The proteins below come from a single Piscinibacter gummiphilus genomic window:
- the sctL gene encoding type III secretion system stator protein SctL has translation MGLAFLITSENLQLLSERKVLKEAEYAALLDASAVVDTARQEARRIVQQAQQQADDSRRQGFEEGLRKAKAEYAQRLAADTLASQRQLHALRTAMAQMVVKAVGQFVAEADPAGLYEAALQRVDSLVRQEPFITMRVAPAQEAALRQALARLGGGSQGGLNAAVVPDPALPDGECVVQTASGTLEIGIAAQIEAFRRALERSGSGLIRGAA, from the coding sequence ATGGGACTGGCTTTTCTGATCACCAGCGAGAACCTGCAGCTCCTGAGCGAGCGCAAGGTGCTCAAGGAGGCCGAATACGCGGCGCTGCTCGATGCGTCGGCCGTGGTCGACACCGCGCGCCAGGAAGCGCGCCGGATCGTGCAGCAGGCGCAGCAGCAGGCCGACGACAGCCGCCGGCAAGGCTTCGAGGAAGGCCTGCGCAAGGCCAAGGCCGAATACGCGCAGCGCCTCGCGGCCGACACGCTGGCCTCGCAGCGCCAGCTTCATGCGCTGCGCACGGCCATGGCACAGATGGTCGTCAAGGCGGTCGGCCAGTTCGTCGCCGAAGCCGATCCGGCCGGACTTTATGAAGCGGCACTCCAGCGCGTCGACTCGCTCGTGCGGCAGGAACCCTTCATCACCATGCGCGTCGCGCCGGCGCAGGAGGCCGCGCTGCGGCAGGCGCTGGCCCGGCTCGGAGGTGGGTCGCAGGGTGGGCTGAACGCGGCGGTGGTGCCCGACCCCGCGTTGCCCGACGGCGAATGCGTGGTGCAGACCGCGTCCGGCACGCTGGAGATCGGCATCGCGGCGCAGATCGAAGCCTTCCGCCGCGCGCTCGAACGCAGCGGCAGCGGCCTGATTCGGGGGGCGGCCTGA
- a CDS encoding type III secretion system protein → MDLVRLVTRFNLHPENGLHPSWLPASWPARHRVPTRYGPAGRAVLAELLQRRQAGAANNASGLDFQFDSRLKRLVLMDAASLRRLAAYMGFSVHLPLFKQRGGAGAQLRRQARRYDEDAVDFMLDRVPPLSELQMDHQPLLQRPLCAGRVAVQRGHRLLLAAAAPEGEAVLRRLQHKLPRRVSELGVPVLQPRQLQQLHELMLLCIVPERLPQWDWLF, encoded by the coding sequence ATGGACCTCGTGCGCCTGGTGACGCGCTTCAACCTGCACCCGGAGAACGGCCTGCACCCGAGCTGGCTGCCGGCGTCGTGGCCGGCGCGGCATCGGGTGCCCACGCGCTACGGCCCGGCCGGCCGTGCCGTGCTGGCCGAGCTGCTGCAGCGCCGCCAGGCCGGCGCTGCGAACAATGCATCGGGCCTCGACTTCCAGTTCGACTCGCGTCTCAAGCGCCTGGTGCTGATGGACGCCGCCTCGCTGCGGCGGCTCGCGGCCTACATGGGCTTCAGCGTGCACCTGCCGCTCTTCAAGCAGCGCGGCGGCGCCGGCGCGCAGCTGCGCCGCCAGGCCCGGCGCTACGACGAGGATGCGGTCGACTTCATGCTCGACCGCGTGCCGCCCTTGAGCGAGCTGCAGATGGACCACCAGCCGCTGTTGCAGCGCCCGCTGTGCGCCGGCCGCGTGGCCGTGCAGCGTGGCCATCGGCTGCTGCTCGCGGCTGCGGCACCGGAAGGCGAGGCCGTGCTGCGCCGCCTGCAGCACAAGCTGCCGCGCCGAGTCTCCGAACTCGGCGTGCCCGTGCTGCAGCCCCGACAGCTGCAGCAACTCCATGAACTGATGCTGCTGTGCATCGTCCCCGAAAGGCTGCCGCAATGGGACTGGCTTTTCTGA
- the sctJ gene encoding type III secretion system inner membrane ring lipoprotein SctJ yields MTHPASFFHRGLAALVLLLCLAGCKVGLYSNLNEQEANEIVAALAADGVDAAKERQEGNNWQVLVDEGRLGRALDILRAQGLPHDRYASMGDVFQKQGLVSTPAEERMRYIYAVSQELSQTLRKVDGVVTARVHVVIPANDPLSDKIRPSSAAVFIKHRPDVDLRLLAPAVKEMVAHSIEGLTHEQVSLSLFEARRTADAAPGTVPGERQVLGMPTQTAVVLLVLLLAAAVCVMALPTLLRRQGLDWRTWVRRQVLRR; encoded by the coding sequence GTGACGCACCCCGCATCTTTCTTCCATCGCGGGCTGGCGGCGCTCGTGCTGCTGCTGTGCCTCGCAGGCTGCAAGGTCGGCCTCTACTCCAACCTCAACGAGCAGGAGGCCAACGAGATCGTCGCGGCCCTGGCCGCCGATGGTGTGGACGCCGCCAAGGAGCGCCAGGAGGGCAACAACTGGCAGGTGCTCGTCGACGAAGGCCGGCTCGGCCGCGCGCTCGACATCCTGCGCGCGCAGGGCCTGCCGCACGACCGCTACGCCAGCATGGGCGACGTGTTCCAGAAGCAGGGCCTGGTCTCCACGCCCGCCGAGGAGCGCATGCGCTACATCTATGCGGTGTCGCAGGAGCTGTCGCAGACGCTGCGCAAGGTCGACGGTGTCGTCACCGCGCGCGTGCACGTCGTGATCCCGGCCAACGACCCGCTGAGCGACAAGATCCGGCCTTCGTCGGCCGCCGTCTTCATCAAGCACCGCCCCGACGTGGACCTGCGCCTGCTCGCACCCGCGGTGAAGGAGATGGTGGCCCACAGCATCGAGGGGCTGACGCACGAGCAGGTGTCGCTCTCGCTCTTCGAAGCACGCCGCACGGCCGACGCGGCGCCCGGCACCGTGCCGGGCGAGCGGCAGGTGCTGGGCATGCCGACGCAGACGGCCGTGGTGCTGCTCGTCCTGCTGCTGGCCGCCGCCGTGTGCGTGATGGCGCTGCCCACGCTCCTGCGCCGCCAGGGCCTCGACTGGCGCACCTGGGTGCGCCGCCAGGTGCTCCGGCGCTGA
- a CDS encoding FHA domain-containing protein, whose product MSALPLTDALQPRTPTAHWCLRFLSGAVKGRTIVLKPGANVLGSGGECEVMLPGGDVLPRHLVFTVGELVVTMQKVGTAGARLNGEEMTQPRKSVVAGDIVSVGAIDFQLDRSYPASEHDDRMFAPLHAVPSDPGAGAPAAPSRTPSLRLLVGGVVAALALVSLAAVGLGGNALGSHAGAGSVNLAEVEQALVPFPEAQVVGAPGGQVTVRGYVESRQRREALQQALQRFGPKVTVNVHAAEDMVEQARRYVGDPGVAVTYAGQGRLVLSGTVEDSAVRQKIRRLGEDLHPHVLVSDKVQYREKPVTEASNAKQQWDGWQSVLPARMVSITEDENGLRHIQLANGSRYYEGAVLRSGQELKRIGADGLVLGASPDAPNGAAKATR is encoded by the coding sequence ATGAGCGCCTTGCCTCTCACCGACGCGCTGCAGCCCCGCACCCCCACGGCGCACTGGTGCCTGCGCTTCCTCAGCGGTGCCGTGAAGGGCCGCACCATCGTGCTCAAGCCGGGTGCCAACGTGCTGGGCTCGGGCGGCGAGTGCGAGGTGATGCTGCCCGGTGGCGACGTGCTGCCGCGCCACCTCGTCTTCACCGTGGGCGAGCTGGTGGTGACGATGCAGAAGGTCGGCACCGCCGGTGCCCGGCTCAACGGCGAAGAGATGACACAGCCGCGCAAGAGCGTGGTCGCCGGCGACATCGTGAGCGTGGGCGCGATCGACTTCCAGCTCGACCGCAGCTACCCCGCGAGCGAACACGACGACCGCATGTTCGCGCCGCTGCACGCCGTGCCGTCTGACCCTGGCGCCGGCGCGCCGGCCGCGCCGAGCCGCACGCCCTCGCTGCGCCTGTTGGTGGGCGGCGTGGTGGCCGCGCTCGCGCTCGTGAGCCTGGCAGCGGTCGGCCTGGGCGGCAATGCGCTCGGCTCGCACGCGGGGGCCGGCAGCGTCAACCTCGCCGAGGTGGAGCAGGCGCTCGTGCCCTTCCCCGAGGCGCAGGTGGTCGGGGCGCCGGGTGGGCAGGTCACCGTGCGCGGCTATGTCGAATCGCGCCAGCGGCGCGAGGCGCTGCAACAGGCGCTGCAACGCTTCGGCCCCAAGGTGACGGTGAACGTGCACGCCGCCGAAGACATGGTCGAGCAGGCCCGCCGCTACGTGGGCGACCCGGGTGTCGCCGTCACCTACGCCGGCCAGGGCCGCCTGGTGCTCAGCGGCACGGTGGAAGACAGCGCCGTGCGCCAGAAGATCCGCCGCCTCGGCGAGGACCTGCACCCCCACGTGCTCGTCTCCGACAAGGTGCAGTACCGCGAGAAGCCCGTCACCGAGGCGAGCAACGCGAAGCAGCAATGGGACGGCTGGCAGAGCGTGCTGCCCGCACGCATGGTCAGCATCACCGAAGACGAGAACGGCCTGCGCCACATCCAGCTCGCCAACGGCAGCCGCTACTACGAAGGCGCCGTGCTGCGCTCCGGCCAGGAACTCAAGCGCATCGGTGCCGACGGCCTGGTGCTCGGCGCCAGCCCCGATGCGCCCAACGGCGCCGCAAAGGCCACCCGATGA
- the sctC gene encoding type III secretion system outer membrane ring subunit SctC, with the protein MVQSSFQRYAFALLGLALLLLAQHSGAAELPWRGKPFQIVANEKPLPDFLRELAASQGTTAVIDGKVSGVISGKFAGVSALTILNNLCTTNGLTWYYDGAFLYVDLAADARSEVLPIASANAARISETLARLRIADSRYPLTISRDDGTVHVSGPKRYVEMVRQAVRLVDQRTALADGAEIRLFPLKYAWAADFKINRSGRETVIPGVANVLRSLYGRHAGAAGGSGGRSSGSALGVGPNRQIKMRSGDVVNAPKLELPGVSPAGGDDTLGGVSSMSASGELPQFQADTRMNAVLVRDTPDRMAQYARLIESMDVRPRLLEIEVTIMDISTDRLQSLGVDWRANGRHADVQTGRGDAPPLTWGNATTEGGTTRATTPLGLVFTAAIGNDIRNYLLARVSALATKGDANFVARPKVMTLDNTEAVLENLSEFYVRVDGFQDAGLFSVTAGTAVRVTPLIVDDKGARGVLMSIDIVDGDLSAASVDRIPIVRRRTVNTQALVDEGTSLLIAGYSSEEKSNVSSGVPLLSDIPLVGKLFQYSDKKQVNMERFYLLTPRLVTPAAAAAAAASAAGG; encoded by the coding sequence ATGGTTCAGTCGAGTTTCCAGCGCTACGCGTTTGCGCTGCTCGGCCTTGCCTTGCTGCTGCTCGCGCAGCACAGCGGCGCGGCCGAGCTGCCGTGGCGCGGCAAGCCGTTCCAGATCGTCGCCAACGAAAAGCCCTTGCCCGACTTCCTGCGCGAGCTGGCCGCCTCGCAAGGCACCACCGCCGTGATCGACGGCAAGGTGTCGGGTGTCATCAGCGGCAAGTTCGCCGGCGTGTCGGCGCTGACCATCCTCAACAACCTGTGCACGACCAACGGGCTGACCTGGTACTACGACGGCGCCTTCCTCTACGTCGACCTGGCCGCCGACGCGCGCAGCGAGGTGCTGCCGATCGCGAGCGCCAACGCGGCGCGCATCTCCGAGACACTCGCGCGCCTGCGCATCGCCGACAGCCGCTACCCGCTCACCATCAGCCGCGACGACGGCACGGTGCACGTGTCGGGCCCCAAGCGCTACGTCGAGATGGTGCGCCAGGCGGTGCGCCTGGTCGACCAGCGCACCGCGCTCGCCGACGGCGCCGAGATCCGCCTCTTCCCGCTCAAGTACGCCTGGGCGGCCGACTTCAAGATCAACCGCAGCGGCCGCGAGACGGTGATCCCCGGCGTGGCCAACGTGCTGCGCAGCCTCTATGGGCGCCACGCGGGTGCGGCCGGCGGCTCGGGCGGCCGCTCGTCGGGCTCGGCCCTGGGCGTGGGGCCCAACCGGCAGATCAAGATGCGCAGCGGCGACGTGGTCAACGCGCCCAAGCTCGAGCTGCCGGGCGTGTCACCCGCGGGTGGTGACGACACCCTCGGCGGCGTGTCGTCGATGAGCGCGAGCGGCGAGCTGCCGCAGTTCCAGGCCGACACCCGCATGAATGCCGTGCTGGTGCGCGACACGCCCGACCGCATGGCGCAGTACGCGCGCCTCATCGAGTCGATGGACGTGCGCCCGCGCCTGCTGGAGATCGAGGTCACGATCATGGACATCAGCACCGACCGGCTGCAAAGCCTGGGCGTGGACTGGCGCGCCAACGGTCGCCATGCCGACGTGCAGACCGGCCGTGGCGACGCGCCGCCGCTCACCTGGGGCAATGCCACCACCGAAGGCGGCACCACCCGCGCCACCACGCCGCTCGGCCTCGTCTTCACCGCCGCCATCGGCAACGACATCCGCAACTACCTGCTGGCCCGCGTGAGCGCGCTCGCCACCAAGGGCGACGCGAACTTCGTCGCCCGGCCCAAGGTGATGACGCTCGACAACACCGAGGCGGTGCTCGAGAACCTGAGCGAGTTCTACGTGCGGGTCGACGGCTTCCAGGACGCCGGCCTCTTCAGCGTGACGGCGGGCACCGCGGTGCGTGTCACGCCCCTCATCGTCGACGACAAGGGCGCGCGCGGCGTGCTGATGTCGATCGACATCGTCGACGGCGACCTGAGCGCGGCCTCGGTCGACCGCATTCCCATCGTGCGCCGGCGCACCGTCAACACGCAGGCGCTGGTCGACGAGGGCACGAGCCTGCTGATCGCCGGCTACTCGTCCGAGGAAAAGAGCAACGTCAGCTCGGGCGTGCCGCTGCTGTCGGACATCCCGCTGGTGGGCAAGCTCTTCCAATACAGCGACAAGAAGCAGGTGAACATGGAGCGCTTCTACCTGCTCACGCCGCGCCTGGTCACCCCTGCTGCCGCGGCCGCGGCGGCCGCATCTGCCGCTGGAGGCTGA
- the sctS gene encoding type III secretion system export apparatus subunit SctS yields MTPQNILDFTREGLLIVLWVSLPVVLVSTVTSLLVAVLQAVTQVQDQNIGQSIRLIAVMVAIVATAGWLGRDVMRFAERAFQSLGLLS; encoded by the coding sequence ATGACCCCCCAGAACATCCTCGACTTCACCCGCGAAGGCCTGCTCATCGTGCTGTGGGTCTCGCTGCCGGTGGTGCTGGTGTCGACCGTCACCTCGCTGCTCGTGGCCGTGCTGCAGGCGGTCACGCAGGTGCAGGACCAGAACATCGGCCAGTCGATCCGCCTGATCGCGGTGATGGTGGCCATCGTCGCCACCGCCGGCTGGCTGGGGCGCGACGTGATGCGCTTCGCCGAGCGGGCGTTCCAGAGCCTGGGGTTGCTGTCGTGA
- the sctV gene encoding type III secretion system export apparatus subunit SctV, producing MASTSTSFQPTGSGLRDLMRSAGRHHDLVLAGMLVAIVALFVLPLPTPLLDLLIACNLAVSLVLLIVAMYVPSALSLSTFPSLLLFTTLFRLALNIASTKLILLQANAGHIIDTFGKLIVGNNVVVGGVVFLIIAIVQFIVIAKGSERVAEVAARFALDAMPGKQMSIDADVRAGALSTAQAQKRRQLLEQECQLHGAMDGAMKFVKGDAIAGIVIALVNILAGIAIGTLMHDMSVGAALQRYAILTVGDGMVSQIPSLLVSIAAGVVITRVTTGGKHDTQLARQIGEQLMAHPRALMIAGLAVGSFLLVPGFPKWVFGLLALALLGAAFAARWAGARRSTPAWISHRDPAVSEETEGDHAVAAPLAVRLSSSLHVALDRFALDQQLTAVKASVESDLGPVFPRLQVAHAEAVREHGYQVLVHDVVVSEGVLRPGWWLIDPAQAVSPPAGAEVAEPFGPFPRVVWTASPEPGTKAWRAEEVVGLHVDHTVRRHVRQLIGLQEVQRLLHWVQRDAPELAAEVSRVVPAQRIAEVLRRLLQEGIPIRNLHAIFESLATWGPKEPDAIALTELVRIDLGHYITSRYVGASRQLETIMFESALLERVQNAIEKSPRGNLLLLSPAAAQDVREQVRRILGASAGRVVAIASSDVRRYVKTLIEPVAPLLPVLSYQELDEDVHLQPVGWVTNPQAI from the coding sequence ATGGCCAGCACGAGCACCAGCTTCCAGCCCACCGGCAGTGGCTTGCGTGACCTGATGCGAAGCGCAGGCCGGCACCACGACCTGGTGCTGGCCGGCATGCTCGTGGCCATCGTGGCGCTCTTCGTGCTGCCGCTGCCCACGCCGCTGCTCGACCTCTTGATCGCCTGCAACCTAGCGGTGAGCCTGGTGCTGCTGATCGTGGCGATGTATGTGCCGTCGGCGCTCTCGCTCTCGACCTTCCCGTCGCTGCTGCTCTTCACCACGCTCTTTCGCCTGGCGCTCAACATCGCGTCGACCAAGCTGATCCTGCTGCAGGCCAATGCCGGCCACATCATCGACACCTTCGGCAAGCTCATCGTCGGCAACAACGTGGTGGTCGGCGGCGTGGTGTTCCTCATCATCGCCATCGTCCAGTTCATCGTGATCGCCAAGGGCTCGGAGCGTGTGGCCGAGGTGGCGGCGCGCTTCGCGCTCGACGCGATGCCGGGCAAGCAGATGAGCATCGACGCCGACGTGCGTGCCGGCGCGCTCTCCACCGCGCAGGCGCAGAAGCGCCGCCAGTTGCTGGAGCAGGAATGCCAGCTTCACGGCGCGATGGACGGCGCGATGAAGTTCGTGAAGGGCGACGCCATCGCCGGCATCGTGATCGCGCTCGTCAACATCCTGGCCGGCATCGCCATCGGCACGCTGATGCACGACATGAGCGTGGGCGCCGCGCTGCAGCGTTACGCCATCCTCACGGTGGGCGACGGCATGGTGTCGCAGATTCCGTCGCTGCTGGTGTCGATCGCGGCCGGCGTGGTGATCACGCGCGTCACCACAGGCGGCAAGCACGACACGCAACTCGCCCGCCAGATCGGCGAGCAACTCATGGCGCACCCGCGCGCGCTGATGATCGCGGGCCTGGCTGTCGGCAGCTTCCTGCTCGTGCCCGGCTTCCCGAAGTGGGTGTTCGGTCTGCTGGCGCTGGCGCTGCTCGGCGCGGCCTTCGCCGCACGCTGGGCGGGCGCACGGCGCAGCACACCGGCCTGGATCTCGCACCGCGACCCCGCCGTGTCGGAAGAGACCGAAGGCGACCACGCCGTGGCCGCGCCGCTGGCGGTGCGTTTGTCCAGCAGCCTGCATGTCGCGCTCGACCGCTTCGCGCTCGACCAGCAGCTCACCGCCGTGAAGGCGTCGGTCGAGTCGGACCTCGGCCCCGTGTTCCCGCGCCTGCAGGTGGCACACGCCGAGGCCGTGCGTGAACACGGCTACCAGGTGCTGGTGCACGACGTGGTGGTGTCCGAAGGCGTGCTGCGCCCGGGCTGGTGGCTCATCGACCCGGCGCAGGCCGTGTCGCCGCCCGCCGGTGCTGAGGTGGCCGAGCCCTTCGGTCCCTTCCCGCGCGTGGTGTGGACCGCGAGCCCCGAGCCCGGCACGAAGGCCTGGCGCGCAGAGGAGGTGGTGGGCCTGCACGTCGACCACACCGTGCGCCGCCACGTGCGCCAGCTCATCGGACTGCAGGAAGTGCAGCGCCTGCTGCACTGGGTGCAGCGTGATGCGCCGGAGCTTGCCGCCGAGGTGTCGCGCGTGGTGCCGGCCCAGCGCATCGCCGAAGTGCTGCGCCGCCTGCTGCAGGAGGGCATCCCCATCCGCAACCTGCACGCCATCTTCGAGAGCCTGGCGACCTGGGGCCCAAAGGAGCCCGACGCCATTGCGCTGACCGAGCTCGTGCGCATTGACCTCGGCCACTACATCACCAGCCGCTACGTCGGCGCGAGCCGACAGCTCGAGACCATCATGTTCGAGTCGGCCCTGCTTGAGCGGGTGCAGAACGCGATCGAGAAATCGCCGCGCGGCAACCTGCTGCTGCTGAGCCCCGCCGCCGCGCAGGACGTGCGCGAGCAGGTGCGCCGCATCCTCGGCGCGAGCGCCGGGCGCGTGGTGGCCATCGCCTCGTCCGACGTGCGGCGCTACGTCAAGACGCTGATCGAGCCGGTGGCGCCGCTGCTGCCGGTGCTCTCGTACCAGGAGCTCGACGAAGACGTCCACCTGCAACCCGTGGGCTGGGTCACCAACCCGCAGGCAATTTGA
- the sctQ gene encoding type III secretion system cytoplasmic ring protein SctQ, with protein MSAEMVATLVHDAVTELGAATLLPRADEATVRALNRLYASAALHAVTAGGKNYRLAWRLDGAAEGGLYERYRFKLGPHVGHLGLDAPSVEALLGEPRGHLLPRDLRYILLADALHPLVDTLEKTLRLHFEWQPPDGDAREPRGPLDDPQRAAVFTAASEDGATRLRGFIQLESPAALDALVPPHVRARSPAGPTSPMVDALFERLRFPLAFRIGTTPIRLREVASIRPGDIVSIEQWASSGAAIVLTAELGGHAGRQLVAHAEGSRITVQQSKEPAMNRDMPLAAPAAAADAAEPSAHLPIDRLDALEVALRFEVGDLSLSLGELKNIRPGHVFDLGQPLNRCTVRIVAHGNVLGKGHLVAVGDRLGVRVSEFAPNEI; from the coding sequence GTGAGTGCAGAGATGGTGGCCACGCTGGTTCACGACGCGGTGACGGAGCTCGGCGCGGCGACGCTTCTGCCGCGGGCCGACGAAGCGACCGTGCGTGCGCTCAACCGTCTCTACGCGAGCGCGGCGCTGCACGCGGTGACGGCAGGCGGCAAGAATTACCGGCTCGCCTGGCGGCTCGATGGCGCAGCCGAGGGCGGCCTCTACGAACGCTACCGCTTCAAGCTCGGCCCGCACGTCGGCCACCTCGGCCTCGATGCGCCGAGCGTCGAGGCCCTGCTCGGCGAGCCGCGCGGCCACCTGCTGCCGCGCGACCTGCGCTACATCCTGCTCGCCGACGCGTTGCACCCGCTGGTCGACACGCTGGAGAAGACGCTGCGCCTGCACTTCGAATGGCAGCCGCCTGATGGTGACGCGCGCGAGCCGCGCGGGCCGCTCGACGATCCTCAGCGTGCCGCGGTCTTCACCGCCGCATCGGAAGACGGTGCCACGCGGCTGCGCGGCTTCATCCAGCTGGAGTCGCCCGCCGCACTCGACGCGCTGGTGCCGCCGCACGTCCGTGCTCGATCACCCGCCGGCCCCACGAGCCCGATGGTGGACGCGCTGTTCGAGCGCCTGCGCTTTCCGCTGGCCTTTCGCATCGGCACCACGCCCATCCGCTTGCGCGAGGTGGCCAGCATCCGGCCCGGCGACATCGTCAGCATCGAGCAGTGGGCTTCGTCGGGCGCGGCCATCGTGCTGACCGCCGAGCTGGGGGGCCACGCGGGGCGACAACTCGTGGCGCACGCCGAAGGCTCGCGCATCACCGTCCAGCAATCGAAAGAACCTGCCATGAACCGAGACATGCCCCTTGCCGCCCCCGCTGCGGCGGCCGACGCCGCCGAGCCGAGCGCCCATCTGCCCATCGACCGGCTCGACGCGCTGGAGGTGGCGCTGCGCTTCGAGGTGGGCGACCTCTCGCTCTCGCTCGGCGAACTGAAGAACATCCGCCCCGGCCATGTGTTCGACCTCGGCCAGCCGCTCAACCGCTGCACGGTGCGCATCGTCGCGCACGGCAATGTGCTGGGCAAAGGGCACCTGGTCGCGGTCGGCGACCGCCTCGGCGTCAGGGTGTCGGAGTTCGCGCCCAACGAGATCTGA
- the sctR gene encoding type III secretion system export apparatus subunit SctR, whose amino-acid sequence MESGLPDPLTLVALIVAFGIAPFVALMVTSYTKLVIVLGLLRTALGLQQTPPNMVLNGIAIILSVYIMAPVGMDVSDALRNRSFGTKGEGLNDIMAVVDAAKAPLKEFLKKHTHERERQFFLKSASSIWPQARAEKLQSDDFMVLVPSFTLSELTRAFQIGFIIYLVFVVVDLIVATVLLALGMSMIAPTTISLPFKLLLFVMLDGWTRLVHGLVLSYR is encoded by the coding sequence ATGGAATCCGGACTGCCCGACCCGCTCACCCTCGTCGCGCTCATCGTCGCCTTCGGCATCGCGCCCTTCGTGGCGCTGATGGTGACGAGCTACACCAAGCTCGTGATCGTGCTCGGCCTGCTGCGCACCGCGCTTGGCCTGCAGCAGACGCCGCCCAACATGGTGCTGAACGGCATCGCGATCATCCTGTCGGTCTACATCATGGCGCCGGTGGGCATGGACGTGTCGGACGCGCTGCGCAACCGCAGCTTCGGCACCAAGGGCGAGGGCCTCAACGACATCATGGCGGTGGTCGATGCGGCGAAGGCGCCGCTCAAGGAATTCCTGAAGAAGCACACCCACGAGCGCGAGCGCCAGTTCTTCCTGAAATCGGCCTCGTCGATCTGGCCGCAGGCGCGTGCCGAGAAGCTGCAGTCGGACGACTTCATGGTGCTGGTGCCGAGCTTCACGCTGAGTGAGCTGACCCGCGCCTTCCAGATCGGCTTCATCATCTACCTGGTCTTCGTGGTGGTCGACCTCATCGTGGCCACCGTGCTGCTCGCGCTCGGCATGTCGATGATCGCGCCCACGACCATCTCGCTGCCGTTCAAGCTGCTGCTCTTCGTGATGCTCGACGGCTGGACGCGCCTCGTGCACGGGCTGGTGCTGTCGTACCGCTGA